A segment of the bacterium genome:
GCTGAGCTTTCAACGCCGTCTCATACGCCCGGGTCGCTTCCTCGGTACGATTCAATTGATCAAGACAAATTGCTTTGTTCGCAACTGCTTGACTTTGAACCGTTTTAATCATTTTTTGCCGTTGTTGATCGTCTTTGTCCGAAGCTTGAATCGCGATCACTTGATTGAAATATCCGATAGCATCTTCCCATTTTTCTTTCGAGTAATAGAAATTGGCGATGTCCATTCGGGAAACGAAATCCGGGGTCGAGCCTTCCATTTTGATGGCACGGGTGAACCAGCCGACTGCTTCTTCGCCGCGTTCCATTTGTAATAAAGCCTCACCAATTAGTCGAGCTGGATCGTTTTTCGTGCTGTCGACATACCACGCCAACCGAAACGCTTGTATAGCATTCGACCATTTGTGATCGTTAAACGGGGCAACACCAGCGTTGAAATATTCGATCCATAGATTAGTGCGGAGTGTGTCAATTCGACCCTTAAAGGAATTGTCATTCTTCATCGAACTGTCAGCTTCGATGTTGAACTGATTGATTGTTCGTAGCCGAGAGTCGAAATGTTCTTTTTGCTTTGCAACATCGGCGCTGTCACGCTTTGCACGAGCATTGATAGTAGTTATCTCATCATTCGACATTTTCGCCAAGAAGTAATACGCTTCGGCACGGGTTTTACCCGGTTGTAAGGTTGGTAGTCCTTGATTGATGACTTCGCGGGCTTTTATTAGATCGTTTTGCTGCATATAGATTTCAGCAGAGCGGATCACTTGATTACCACAACCGATGACGAGAGCTGCCATCAGCAATGCGATGAGGATTAACGCAGTTTTTTTCACCGGAAATTCTCCTATCCAATACGAGATGCGTTATTCGGTTTCCGCCGCGGGAGCGGCAATTTGTTGCGTGAAAGTGTCGCGGGTAAACACCCCGCGATCTGTTATGTATCCTGACACCCAAGTATGTGGTGTCACATCGAATGCCGGATTCCAAACCGGAGGTTCCTGTCCGATTGGATATCCTAATGTTCCCAAAACTTCTTGTGGCGACCGTTCTTCGATCGATATTTCACTGCCGTAAAGTAGATTCGCATCGATGGTCGACCACGGAAATGCTGAATAAAAAGGTGTATTCGTTAAATGAGCTATTCCCGCAAGACCCGCCGTACCTACTTTATTCGCAAAGTCACCGTTGCGGGTAACGCGATCTGCTCCAACAACCACTGCATCAATCGTTCCAGAACGCAATAAACCCGCGGCTGCCGTATCGGGAATTAGCGTTACCGGCACTCCCCACTGCTGGAATTCCCAGACTGTAAGGCGCGCCCCTTGTCGTAATGGTTGGGTATCGGTCGCAAACACCTGCACCAATATATTGCGGCGGTAACATTCCATTACGACGCCGAATGCGGTTCCCATACCCCCGGTCGCCAATGGACCGGTATTACAATGCGTCAAAAAAGTCTTACAATCGCGCAAATGCGTTGCGCCAAAGTGGCTAATCTTCTCACAGGCTTTGCGCTCATAATCAGCAATCTTCTCGGCTTCATGCAATGCTACTTCGCGAAAATCTTCTTGAGGATTTTGACGGATTGCATCGAGCAACCGTTGCACAGCAATCATTAAATTTACGGCAGTCGGGCGGGCGCGTCCAATTTCCGTAAGCTGCTGTAACTCGTCATCATCTAAATCGTTAAAGATCTGTTTTGTCTTCGATAATCCATTGAGGAGCAAAACAACGGCATACGCACCTGCGATACCAAGTAACGGAGCACCCCGGAGTTCCAACCGTTGGATAGCCGCAACGACATCCCGCCAATCCGCACTCTCCCGATATAACAACTCCTGCGGAAGTTTGGTTTGATCGATCCATCGCAAACGTCCATCGCGGTATTCTAATGGGATGTATGGCGTGCTTGTCATGCTACGCGAATCGATTGCAAGAGAAATGCTTCGCGTTCTGCCAATTCTGCCGGAGTTACCGTTACCAGTTTCTCCAGTCCAAATGCTTGTACGG
Coding sequences within it:
- the mtnA gene encoding S-methyl-5-thioribose-1-phosphate isomerase, yielding MTSTPYIPLEYRDGRLRWIDQTKLPQELLYRESADWRDVVAAIQRLELRGAPLLGIAGAYAVVLLLNGLSKTKQIFNDLDDDELQQLTEIGRARPTAVNLMIAVQRLLDAIRQNPQEDFREVALHEAEKIADYERKACEKISHFGATHLRDCKTFLTHCNTGPLATGGMGTAFGVVMECYRRNILVQVFATDTQPLRQGARLTVWEFQQWGVPVTLIPDTAAAGLLRSGTIDAVVVGADRVTRNGDFANKVGTAGLAGIAHLTNTPFYSAFPWSTIDANLLYGSEISIEERSPQEVLGTLGYPIGQEPPVWNPAFDVTPHTWVSGYITDRGVFTRDTFTQQIAAPAAETE
- a CDS encoding tetratricopeptide repeat protein, which translates into the protein MKKTALILIALLMAALVIGCGNQVIRSAEIYMQQNDLIKAREVINQGLPTLQPGKTRAEAYYFLAKMSNDEITTINARAKRDSADVAKQKEHFDSRLRTINQFNIEADSSMKNDNSFKGRIDTLRTNLWIEYFNAGVAPFNDHKWSNAIQAFRLAWYVDSTKNDPARLIGEALLQMERGEEAVGWFTRAIKMEGSTPDFVSRMDIANFYYSKEKWEDAIGYFNQVIAIQASDKDDQQRQKMIKTVQSQAVANKAICLDQLNRTEEATRAYETALKAQPDNAVLWFNYGKRQFEVGVDDKTAKDEKTKRLLDAEKSFKEVIRIDANDADAMYLLGLTTFALEQYEDAEKWLRQSLKIKPDNKAAWMNLTGAVGNQIVALGDKGNEAKRKELLRKLEELTAEKKKLGIE